In the Hordeum vulgare subsp. vulgare chromosome 7H, MorexV3_pseudomolecules_assembly, whole genome shotgun sequence genome, one interval contains:
- the LOC123406969 gene encoding histone H2B.3-like, whose product MAPKAEKKPVAEKAEKSTAGKKTKAEKRPPASKEGGEKKGKKKSKKSVETYKIYIFKVLKQVHPDIGISSKAMSIMNSFINDIFEKLAGESAKLARYNKKPTITSREIQTSVRLVLPGELAKHAVSEGTKAVTKFTSA is encoded by the coding sequence ATGGCCCCCAAGGCGGAGAAGAAGCCGGTGGCGGAGAAGGCAGAGAAGAGCACGGCCGGGAAGAAGACCAAGGCCGAGAAGCGGCCGCCGGCTTCGAAGGAGGGCGgcgagaagaagggcaagaagaagtCCAAGAAGAGCGTCGAGACTTACAAGATCTACATCTTCAAGGTGCTCAAGCAGGTGCACCCCGACATCGGCATCTCCTCCAAGGCCATgtctatcatgaactccttcatcaacGATATCTTCGAGAAGCTCGCCGGCGAGTCCGCCAAGCTCGCGCGCTACAACAAGAAGCCCACCATCACGTCCAGGGAGATCCAGACCTCCGTCCGCCTCGTCCTCCCCGGCGAGCTCGCCAAGCACGCTGTGTCTGAGGGCACCAAGGCCGTGACCAAGTTCACCTCCGCTTAG